A stretch of DNA from Nitratireductor thuwali:
GCCGGAAGGCTCCGAGCCAGCGGCAATCGTGGACGGCTTGCGCGAACGGGCTGTCTTCGCCGACTGCCGCGGCCGCATCCTGCGCCTTTCCCCCGGCACGGTCACCACGGAAGATGGCGTCTCCCGCCTCTTTGCCGCCCTGTACGGGATACTGGAGTGAAGCCATGAACCTTTCGGACAGCTACGCCCACAGCGTCACAGCACTTCTGGAAGTGCCGGCCGGGACGGCCTTCGACTTCATGTGCGATCCGATGGCGCTAGGGCGCTGGTCCCTCGGCTGCTGGGACACGCGTCCGACGGGAAGCGACGGCATCTATCAAGGCCGCTCCCTCTTCGACGGCGGCGAGGGCACCTTCCGCATCGCCGCCGATGCGCAACGCATGCTCGTCGACTATCTGCTGGGACCGCCCGACCGCATGGTGCCGCGCATTTCCGCCCGCATCGTCGCAGCCGAGACCTGCGACCTCAAGTCCGGCCAATGCTACCTCACCTTAACGGCTTGGCGGACAAGCGGCATGGACGAGGCGCGCTGGCACAGGCTATGCGCTTCTCACGAGGCGGAAATCCTGCTCATCAAGGCGCAATGCGAGAGCGCTGCGAATGCGCGGCCGGAGAGCTGAGATGAATGGCGCGACACCTGCCGAGATCAGGCACGCAGCGCGCCACGGCCGGCTCGCCGGACCCACGGCGGGGCTCGCGCTCGGCTGCCAGCAGGCCAACATCGCGATCGTGCCGCAGGCGGCGGCGGATGACTTCCTCGCCTATGTGCGTGCCAACCCCGCGGCGTGCCCCCTGCTGGCGGTCGGCGCGCCGGGCGACCCCCGCCTCTCCGCGCTGGGCGCCGGCATCGACATACGCACGGACCTGCCGCGCTACCGCATCTTTCGCGACGGAGAGGCCGTGGAAGACGTAGCCGAAATAAGCGCCCTTTGGCGCGATGATCTCGTCACCTTCGCGCTCGGTTGCTCGTTGGGCTTTGAGGTGGCCCTGGCTGGCACCGGAATCCATCTTCGCTGCCACGCGCCAGGCGCGAACTGTTCGGCCTTCGACAGCGCGATGGAGACCGTCGCCGCCGGCCCCTTTTGCGGCCCGCTGGTCGTTACCATGCGTGCGGTGCCTGAGGATCAGGTGGATCGCGTCCGCGAACTCACGGCCGCACACCCCGAGACGCACGGCGCCCCGGTGCACGTGGGCGACCCTGCCGCAATCGGCGTCGATCTCGGCCGGCCGATCGACGGCATCGGGCTTACCGACATCCGGCCCGGCGAGGTGCCTGTCTTCTGGGCCTGCGGCGTGACGCCCCAAAGGGCACTGGAACGCACGAAGCTGTCGCTCGCGATCAGCCATGCGCCTGGACATATGCTGGTGACGGACCTGCCGCTCGGGCCGCCGCCCTACGGACGATCCGCCTAGATAGCCTCGGCCTGGCAGAGCTCGCGCAGAAGCATCTGCGTGCCGGTGATGTCGGCGACCATGTGCTCGCGCGCGGCCGCGCCGTCGCGCCGGCGCAGCGCGTCGACGATGGCGTGGTGGTGATTGGCGAAGGGCTCGTGCAGGCCCGTGCCCAGCCGCGGCGCGATGTGGGAGGAGAGCATGCGCATATAAGGGCCGTAGCGCAGCCACAGGGAATCGATGAGCTGCACCAGCACCTCAGAGCGGGAGGCGCGATAGATGGCGAAGTGGAAGTCGCGGTTCTTCAGGAGCATGTCGTAGACATTGCCGCCGGCGCTGGTGGCCTCGTGCTCGGCCATGAAGGCCTCCACAGCGGGGATCTCTTCGGGCCGGATCGTGCCGGCGGCGATCTCCGTTGCCAGCCCCTCCAGCGCCACGCGGGCACGGCAGATGTCGTCGAGGCGCTCCACCGAGACCTTGGGTACGCAGGCCGAACCGTTGGAGGCGATCTCCAGCGCGTTCTCCGCGGCCAGCCGCCGCAGCGCCTCGCGCACCGGCATGTGGCTGGTCTGAAATGATTTGGCCAAGGCCGAAATGGTGAGTACCTGGCCTGGATCGAAGCGGCCGGTGATCAGCGCGTTGCGCAGCTGGAAATAGACACCGTCGCCGATGGTGACGCGCGAGGAGACAGGGCCAAGTGGTTCGTCAAGCATTCTCCTCGCTTCCCATTTTCCGTTCGCCCTCATGCTACGTGACTGGTTAGAGGACACGGCCCGCCAGCGCCAGCCCCGCCTCTCCTTATAGCGAATTAAAGAATCTGCTGAGCCTGTCCATAGCTTCTTCGAGACGTTCGTAGCTCTGCGAGCCGAAGCAGATGCGCAGGTGGTGCTCGCCGAGCCCTCCATAGAAGCTTCCCGCCTCCACCACAACGTCGACCTTTTCCAGAATGGCGTCGGCGGCAGCTTGTGCCGTCAGCCCCGTGCGGCTGATGTCGGGGAAGGCGTAGATCGTGCCCTCCGGACGCGGGCAGACCACACCTGGCATTTGGTTCAGGCGGCTCACCACCAGGTCGCGCTTGCGGCAGTCGTCGTCGACCATCTCGTCGAGCACGGAGGCCGGTCCGGTGACCGCCGCGAGCGCCCCATATTGGATGAAGGTGTTGACGTGGGTGACCTCCGTCGTGGTGATCTTCATGAGCGCAGGCATCATCGACTTGTCGGCCGCCAGATAGCCGAGCCGCCACCCGTCCATCGCATAGGCCTTGGTGAAGGCGAACATGGTGACGGTGCGCTCCTTCATGCCCGGAAGCGAGGCGATGCTGGTGTGCCGGCCGTCGTCGAAGACGATCTGCTCGTAGACCTCGTCGGAGACGACTGCCAGATCGTGCTCGATGGCAAGATCGGCGAGCGCCTGAAGCTCCTCGCGCGAATAGACGCGGCCCGTCGGGTTTGACGGGTTCACGAGCACGATCATTCGCGTGCGCGGGGTGATCAGCGGCTCGATCAGATCCTTGCGGATGGCGAAGCCCGCCGCCTTGTCGAGCGGCGCCAGAACCGGCTTGGCTCCCGCCATCTCCACCTTTCCGAGATGCTGGGGATAGTAGGGCTCGAGCAGGACGGCCTCCTCCCCCTCGTCGAGCAGCGCCATGAAAGCGGCGAAGGAGGCCTGGGTGAGACCATTGGTGACCATGATCTCCGATGCCGAAACCTCGATGCGGTTATAGTCCCGCACCTTGGCGGCGAGCGCCTCGCGAAGCGGCAGGATGCCCTGCAGGTCGCTGTAGTGTACGTGGCCGCCCCGCAGCGCGTCGATCGCCGCCTGCTTGATGTGCTCCGGCGTATCGTGCACGGGCTGGCCCAACTCGAGATGGATGATGTCGCGGCCCTCCTTCGCCATGCCTGCCGCCTTGGCGAACATGCCGTAGCTCTTCTTGGAGGTCTGGGTGATTCTTCGCGCGAATTTCGGCATGGGTACGTCCATCTCATCCGTTCATTGCACCGGCAGCCGCCGGGAGGAGTGGCGGCGGCCGCAACCGCCGCCTTGCCGCCCTTCACTCGCTGACGGCGGCGATCGCTTCGGAAACCCTGGCGTTGTCCCACTTGTCCAGGGTGACAAGTTCGCCGTCCTTCACGCCCCAGATGAGATAGGGGCCGGTGACATCGCCGTTCTCGTCGAACTCGATGGGGCCGGTGGCGCCGACATAGCGGATGGGCTTTCCTTCCGCGATGAGCTCCTTAGCCTTCTTGAAGCCCTCGGCCCCCGGATAGACGGGCTCGCCGTCGCCGCCCGTGATTTTGCGGATATTGTCGCGGATTGCGGTGCCGTCCGCCTCGCCCGCCTGTTCCATGGCAAGCAGGGCGACGGCCGCGGCATCGTACATGGTGTGGAGACCGGGGCCGTTCGGCGCGCTGCCGAAGGCGGCTTCCCAAGCCTTGTTGAAGGCATCGACGGATTCGCCTTCCACCTGGGCATTGTCGATGCCCAAGGCTTCGGTCAGGTACTCGGCGCCCACCGCGTCTACGAACTCGTCGGCGCGCAATGCATTCGAGAAGACAAACTTCTGTGGACCGCCGAAGGAGATCCATTCGCGCGTCACCGTCGCCCCGTCGGCGGGGAAG
This window harbors:
- a CDS encoding pyridoxal phosphate-dependent aminotransferase; translation: MDVPMPKFARRITQTSKKSYGMFAKAAGMAKEGRDIIHLELGQPVHDTPEHIKQAAIDALRGGHVHYSDLQGILPLREALAAKVRDYNRIEVSASEIMVTNGLTQASFAAFMALLDEGEEAVLLEPYYPQHLGKVEMAGAKPVLAPLDKAAGFAIRKDLIEPLITPRTRMIVLVNPSNPTGRVYSREELQALADLAIEHDLAVVSDEVYEQIVFDDGRHTSIASLPGMKERTVTMFAFTKAYAMDGWRLGYLAADKSMMPALMKITTTEVTHVNTFIQYGALAAVTGPASVLDEMVDDDCRKRDLVVSRLNQMPGVVCPRPEGTIYAFPDISRTGLTAQAAADAILEKVDVVVEAGSFYGGLGEHHLRICFGSQSYERLEEAMDRLSRFFNSL
- a CDS encoding GntR family transcriptional regulator, with protein sequence MLDEPLGPVSSRVTIGDGVYFQLRNALITGRFDPGQVLTISALAKSFQTSHMPVREALRRLAAENALEIASNGSACVPKVSVERLDDICRARVALEGLATEIAAGTIRPEEIPAVEAFMAEHEATSAGGNVYDMLLKNRDFHFAIYRASRSEVLVQLIDSLWLRYGPYMRMLSSHIAPRLGTGLHEPFANHHHAIVDALRRRDGAAAREHMVADITGTQMLLRELCQAEAI
- a CDS encoding D-glutamate cyclase family protein — encoded protein: MNGATPAEIRHAARHGRLAGPTAGLALGCQQANIAIVPQAAADDFLAYVRANPAACPLLAVGAPGDPRLSALGAGIDIRTDLPRYRIFRDGEAVEDVAEISALWRDDLVTFALGCSLGFEVALAGTGIHLRCHAPGANCSAFDSAMETVAAGPFCGPLVVTMRAVPEDQVDRVRELTAAHPETHGAPVHVGDPAAIGVDLGRPIDGIGLTDIRPGEVPVFWACGVTPQRALERTKLSLAISHAPGHMLVTDLPLGPPPYGRSA